One Raphanus sativus cultivar WK10039 unplaced genomic scaffold, ASM80110v3 Scaffold3413, whole genome shotgun sequence DNA window includes the following coding sequences:
- the LOC130506568 gene encoding ankyrin repeat-containing protein At5g02620-like, giving the protein EEASTSTSTPVAAKPTVVKKTMSKQFTGKREDSPLHSAVRRGDFSAVKKILSDHIESEEELRELLQKQNQCGETALYVAAEYGDAEVVAELIKYYDLDDAETKARNGFDPFHIAAKQGELEVLRILMEEHPELAMTVDLSNTTALHTAAAQGHVEVVEYLLEAAGSSLAAIAKSNGKTALHSAARNGHTEVVKAIVAVEPDTATRTDKKGQTPLHMAVKGQNLDVVVELMKGHRSSLNMVDSKGNTALHVATRKGRIKIVELLLENNETSTKAINRAGETPLDTAEKIGHPKIAAVLKTRGVPSAKSINNTTRPNPARELKQTVSDIKHEVHDQLEHARETRKRVQGIAKRINKMHVEGLDNAINSTTVVAVLIATVAFAAIFTVPGQYADEQSSLTPGQSLGEANIADNPAFAIFFIFDSIALFISLGVVVVQTSVVAIEHKAKKNMMAIINKLMWLACVLISVAFLALAFVVVGEDERWLAVGVTVFGATIMLTTIGTMCYWVIRHRIEASNVRSARRESMARTRQSGLMDFSGILTKRMYAI; this is encoded by the exons AATCAGAGGAGGAACTAAGAGAGTTGTTGCAGAAACAGAACCAATGCGGTGAGACCGCGCTTTATGTTGCGGCAGAGTATGGAGACGCAGAGGTGGTTGCAGAGCTCATCAAGTACTATGATTTAGATGATGCAGAGACCAAAGCTAGAAATGGGTTCGATCCTTTCCACATTGCTGCTAAACAAGGCGAATTAG AGGTTTTGAGAATACTAATGGAGGAACATCCGGAGCTAGCAATGACAGTGGACTTATCAAACACGACGGCTCTACACACGGCGGCAGCTCAGGGACACGTGGAGGTCGTGGAGTATCTTCTAGAAGCCGCAGGGAGTAGCCTAGCGGCGATCGCAAAGAGTAACGGCAAAACGGCTTTACACTCAGCGGCAAGGAACGGTCATACGGAAGTAGTGAAAGCGATAGTGGCTGTTGAGCCGGACACGGCGACAAGGACCGATAAAAAAGGTCAGACGCCACTTCACATGGCGGTGAaaggacaaaaccttgatgttGTGGTTGAGCTAATGAAAGGGCACCGGTCCTCGTTGAATATGGTTGATTCTAAAGGGAACACTGCGTTACATGTTGCTACTAGGAAAGGTCGCATTAAG ATAGTGGAGTTGCTTCTAGAGAACAACGAGACGAGCACAAAAGCGATAAACAGAGCTGGAGAAACGCCTCTCGACACAGCCGAGAAAATCGGCCATCCCAAGATAGCCGCGGTTCTCAAAACCCGTGGCGTTCCCTCAGCTAAGTCCATCAACAACACTACTCGGCCAAACCCGGCGCGTGAGCTCAAACAAACGGTGAGCGACATCAAACACGAGGTTCACGACCAGCTAGAACACGCTCGAGAGACTAGGAAACGCGTTCAGGGAATCGCCAAACGCATAAACAAAATGCACGTCGAGGGTCTAGACAATGCTATTAACTCCACCACAGTTGTTGCTGTTTTAATCGCCACAGTCGCTTTTGCCGCCATTTTCACGGTGCCGGGACAATACGCTGACGAACAGAGTTCCCTCACTCCGGGACAATCTCTTGGAGAAGCTAACATAGCCGATAACCCCGCGTTTGcgattttctttatatttgattCCATCGCTCTTTTTATATCTTTAGGGGTTGTCGTGGTTCAAACCTCGGTGGTTGCGATTGAGCACAAGGCGAAAAAGAATATGATGGCTATCATAAATAAGCTGATGTGGCTAGCGTGCGTTTTGATATCGGTAGCGTTTTTGGCGTTAGCATTTGTGGTCGTTGGCGAGGACGAGAGGTGGCTAGCGGTTGGAGTAACGGTGTTTGGTGCGACTATAATGCTCACGACGATTGGGACTATGTGTTATTGGGTCATTAGGCATAGGATCGAGGCTTCGAATGTAAGAAGCGCGAGGAGAGAGTCAATGGCAAGAACGAGACAATCAGGACTGATGGATTTTTCTGGGATTTTGACAAAGAGAATGTATGCTATTTAG